In Drosophila busckii strain San Diego stock center, stock number 13000-0081.31 chromosome 3R, ASM1175060v1, whole genome shotgun sequence, the sequence GTAACATTCTGCGCGGGATCCTGGCCAGTGGCCAGAAACACAGCAGTCACCATATTGGCCGCATGCGCATTGTTGCCACCTATGCTGCCGGCCATAGCCGTGCCAGATAGATTCTTCAGCTTATTGCACTCGACGAGCGTCTTGGCGTCCGTCTTTAGCACCGAACGCAGCGTTGCCGCTGATATAATGCATTCGGTGACCACACGCTTGCCACGCCCCTTTATCCAATTGATAGCCGCTGGCTTCTTGTCGCAGCAGAAGTTGCCGCTTAATGAGATGATCTGCATGTCGGGAAACTGGCGCTTGATGAAGCGCAATGCCATCTCCGTGCCCTTGGAGACCATGTTCATGCCCATGGCGTCTCCTGTCAGCGCCTCAAATCGTACATACAGCTGTGGTCCATCCATGGCAATATAACAGTCCTTGAGGCGACCAAAGCGCGAGGTGGAATCAAACTCTTTCTTCACCAGCAAATAATTAGCCTCGTGCTCAATCCAGCGCTTGGCCTCCGAGGCACGTGCAACGCTGGGGAAGCGCACACAGGGCGCACGAGTCATGCCCACATCCTCCACCACCGAGCGCACGCCGCGCACCGACAGCGCTTTGCAGCCGCGATTCGTAGATGCTACCAGCGCACCCTCCGTGGTGGCCATGGGCACATAGTAGCTAACGCCATCCAGCATCAGCGGACCTGCATAGCCCACCGGTATGGGCACATAGCCCAGCACATTCTCGCAGCAGGCATTCATGACCTTGCGATAGTCAAAGTGTTTGTAGGGCAGCAGATCGAGACGCTCCAGCGGAAGCTTGGCGCGACCACCAATAATCTGACGACGTATGGCAATGCCGCGCTCCAGATCCTCCAGCACCGATTCGATCTTGTGCAGGGGACAATGCTGGCCACCAGCATTAACAATGTTAATGATCTCTTCATCACTGAGCGCAGCAGCACCACTGGCCACACCATCAGCCTCATCTATGGCATTGAGCAGAGCCAGACATTCCTGCAGAGGACGCGGCGGTCGCACAGGCAATGCTAGACGCTCACGCACCAGCGGCACCAGCTCCGTTTGAGTGGCCGCATGCGTCGAGCTCTGCTCCTCCAGGCTGAAGAGCGGCACACGCGCCACAGGCGCCAGTTCCAGCGGCATAGTCTGCGATGCCTTGGCTGTGGACTCCACGGGCGCGGCACGCAAAGGCGCCTGCAATGTGTCCCGATTGTCGAAGCATATGAATTTGACCACCAATGCGATGACAACAATGCAGATGACAATGTGATCTGCGCTCATTGTAAGCAATCTGAAAAGAAATGAAGGATCAGTTAAAAATCCGAATCAGTcgcaaatgtcaaatgcaactttgatatacactttgatcaTTTGAGCTATGTACATACCTGATGAGTATGTCAGTAAGCTCGCCGGATTCAGTTCGATTGGTGCTCGCATTCAGATTGAGCGTGGGCGAGAGCGTCTTGTCCACCGTATCGTAGTCGCTGCTGGTGAACACAATGCGACTGTAGACATGCACAATGACCAGGCCAGTGGACATGATGAGTTTGACGCGCTGCAGCACAGGATTAGCCTTCTGCTCCTCCTCGTTCAGCGatttgagcagcagcgagcCCTTGGCGCGCTCACGCACCGCAGACATGTCCATGCCAGTGCGCGATAGATCGAATATGAGCGATAGACAGGCTGGGTAGAAGGTCATAAAGACCACATAGTTGACCAGCACAGAGAGCACGGCAAACATGCAGAGCACCTCCAGACGCTGAACACCTGATAAAGtgcccacgcccacaagcaACGCCTCCACAATAGTGTCCAGCGATATGCTCGGCCCCAGTAGCTCCAGGCCGCGTGCGATGTTGCGTGTTACCTCCGCCTGATTGCTGCCAGCTAAGGCTAGCTGGGCCAGTCTACCCGAGTTGGACAGGTCAATGACCAGCAAGAGGAAGAACAACGCATCTCTGTAAAGCGAATGGATTTAGTTAACAACGTGCCACAGACCAgtctgcgcttttgtttactcACTTCAAGTCGGAGATATCGCTGCCCAGAAACTTGATAATGGCCGTGGTGAATATAAAGCTGGAGAACACAGTAAACAAGCCCGCAATGCCTGAAAGCAGAAAATACAGAGGGTGGTATCAAGTAAAAGGCATTAGCCGACTAGTATAGAATAGGCCAGCTCAATGGCCATTGACAATCAACAGCAAAGGTCGAATCATTTAGTGAAGCCGTGAGAAATGCCTCTCCAGCAATTTTAGCTAAACTGTTGGCCAAATAGTTGCCTAGTCGAAGCCAAGCCTCTAACATCTTAGACAAACACACGCGTTTATCCCAGCTGACGTAATGTCCATTCTTATGCTCAATTgaaagttgaaatatttagcgcccgccgaaaaaaaaaacaaacagtcCCTTGATATTTGGCTGAcgttatataaaataacaaaaatttcgAGAGCTGATCTACTTTTGCCTTAACCTAGCTTACTTCTTGAATTATTCCAGAAGAACCTTCGATCAATTTATAGCTTAGGTTAGGTGAGATGGGCTTTGACTTAACTCGGactatttaattttcagaTTCCGGTTAGTAAATTGCAATAACGcctataaaaatcaatagcaaGTGATGAAAGCATTTCATTGTCTAGCTTTGAAAAACGGACATTGGCTTAATTCACactttttagaattttaattactttcttaaataaatctatttttaaacttaaagagTCCTCGACTTACCTAGCACATATTTGGAGCCCAGTCTGTGTAGACTGCAGAACTGATAGTAGCAATAGAGCACCGCCGTGCAGCGCACAATGGTCATTAGTATGACATCGGCGGCATTGTATTCGGCTTCCAGACCATCGCAGGACTGACTCCAGCCATGGCAGGGCCGTTGCCTTCCAGTAGGCGGCGGTGTGCCATTTggcgtggctgttgctgctgccgccgccgccgctggaGCAGATACATCCAGTGTGCCAGTTTTATCTACAGTCAGCATGCAGGCTGTGATGGTGAGCAGCGCTACTATAACCTCCCAGGGATGCGAGGCACAGAACTCGCCATGGGCGCGAAACAAACGTCCGATCATCTTGCCTGTAGCACTCAACTTTAAGCTCCAGCTTATGCTGCCCAGCACGTGGCCCAATCTATACTAGCAgctgctgaaaataaaataaatatatatatagttagttatCGAATTTGATTAGTTGAGCTGTGTGTACATCAAGGACGCAGCTGCGAGCGTTGAGGATGCAGTGCGTTCAACCTGCCTGCGCCACATAATCGTAGCGCATTAAGGGCTaacaatttagcaattaaagCAACCACAAATTTATCGATTTATTGCAGCTTACACATGGGCGGACAGCAtctggagcagctggagagagggagagggggGTAAAGGACGGGTGGCGTGACACCCTTTAAGCCGTTTGCTGCCAGCGAATGCGAAAACAAGCAGAAgaaacaaaaaggcaaagaaaaaattcGACAggaaaaaaatgaaagtaGTTGCAAAGCAACTTAAAATACTTGCTCGACACTTAAATACGCTGCACAGTGTGAAATGAAACGATATTTGTCATACTTCATTCTTAAAATATCGAATATGAAGTAATCTAAACATCAGACTTGTttgtaaatgcaacaaaaggaAATGTACGTCACTAAATAAATGGGtcaataagtttatttatttattgggaTTTTGTAAACAGTGTAAAGTAAACATGCCCTGCATGCTGATACACTTTGTAGGGTATCTGAAGTTAAGTTGCTCTGCTGTTATTACAATAAGCAGCTTTTGTGCAGCGTCCTTGAGCGGGCATTGTGCGTATGTTGCTTTCGCTCTTAACTACAATCTGACCATCTGACCAGCTTCACCTGATTGATGACTTAATCCCACCGAACGAGCCAACAGGCCACAGGCCACATCCGCATGCCAGGCAGTGCTTCAActgtagctatagctatagcttgcTTGCCACGATCGCACGTCCTGCAGCAGTTCGCAGTTCGCATAAATCTTTTACAGTTATGAGTTATGCGCAGCTGGGTTCAGGTTCAAGTGGCGTCATAAAATACATTCAAAGTCATGCACAAGTCATGTTTGTAACCCAAAGCCTTTGTAATAGAAAATCAGCcccaaatatatttatgtatacatatatatgtattctcgtatattataaacaaagcagccATAAAGAATCTCTCTGAGCAGCCTGCAGCTGTGCATCGAGATTATTCTGCCGCGCTGGAGCAACATGGAACAATTcggttttttattatttgttgtggTTTAAAcgaattgcaattttattgctacgctgctatttttaaatggcCAAAGGCCACGCCATGAAGCAGTAGATCAAGATCATGGAACCATAAGAGTGCACATGAAAGATAAACACACAACATGttccatatacatatatgtatatggcaAGCACAAGGAATGCGTTTCGATTTggaaattgcagctaaattcaatttcaactgCCTTTTTACGAGctgtaaaatgcaattaagctTACTACAAACTTAAtgactatttatttaagctcatTTTTGGGGGGAACTTTTTTATGGGCAGTCTTCAATAGAATTGGCAACTACTcactcatacacacaaacaaacatagaGTCGTCAAGCcacagcacaaatatttacatactgTCAACTGATTGAAAtcttaaacattttgtatgccaAAGCGTAAGCGTTGGGGCTTGAGTCGATAGCTGAGCTATTCATGAATTATTCGGGGAGTCtcataaagtaaaaatacacagacacaaataTTGCAGAGCTCTATTCAAGCCAAGCCTGTGAGATTTACGCTGACCTTATGACCCCGGCTATTGCGCATTGCATATCTTCAACTAATAATAACTGCATGTAGCagctaattttcaatttcctgCCTTTACTTGCAACGTATTTGCACATgaaaaaccaaaccaaaaaacaaattgttgtttatttattgcttgcttgcttgcatttgttgttgttaagtgATGCTACAAAGAATATACGAATATTTATCCAGCATGCGTTCAATTGCAAAATACTTTtgataaattatatttcatttgtgtACGGCCCATGGCAGTGTTTATtttagaagaagaa encodes:
- the LOC108603242 gene encoding 3-hydroxy-3-methylglutaryl-coenzyme A reductase, whose product is MIGRLFRAHGEFCASHPWEVIVALLTITACMLTVDKTGTLDVSAPAAAAAAATATPNGTPPPTGRQRPCHGWSQSCDGLEAEYNAADVILMTIVRCTAVLYCYYQFCSLHRLGSKYVLGIAGLFTVFSSFIFTTAIIKFLGSDISDLKDALFFLLLVIDLSNSGRLAQLALAGSNQAEVTRNIARGLELLGPSISLDTIVEALLVGVGTLSGVQRLEVLCMFAVLSVLVNYVVFMTFYPACLSLIFDLSRTGMDMSAVRERAKGSLLLKSLNEEEQKANPVLQRVKLIMSTGLVIVHVYSRIVFTSSDYDTVDKTLSPTLNLNASTNRTESGELTDILIRLLTMSADHIVICIVVIALVVKFICFDNRDTLQAPLRAAPVESTAKASQTMPLELAPVARVPLFSLEEQSSTHAATQTELVPLVRERLALPVRPPRPLQECLALLNAIDEADGVASGAAALSDEEIINIVNAGGQHCPLHKIESVLEDLERGIAIRRQIIGGRAKLPLERLDLLPYKHFDYRKVMNACCENVLGYVPIPVGYAGPLMLDGVSYYVPMATTEGALVASTNRGCKALSVRGVRSVVEDVGMTRAPCVRFPSVARASEAKRWIEHEANYLLVKKEFDSTSRFGRLKDCYIAMDGPQLYVRFEALTGDAMGMNMVSKGTEMALRFIKRQFPDMQIISLSGNFCCDKKPAAINWIKGRGKRVVTECIISAATLRSVLKTDAKTLVECNKLKNLSGTAMAGSIGGNNAHAANMVTAVFLATGQDPAQNVTSSNCSTAMDCWAENSEDLYMTCTMPSLEVGTVGGGTGLPGQGACLEMLGVRGAHPTQPGDNAKKLAQIVCATVMAGELSLMAALVNNDLVKSHMRHNRSSIAVSGANNPLNVTVSSCSTIS